The following are encoded together in the Blautia obeum ATCC 29174 genome:
- a CDS encoding DEAD/DEAH box helicase family protein encodes MAHLDEIRGLAEYHATRISSSPRDWMNYLDTAARLYRYPFMDQLLIHAQRPKATACASLELWNEKMLRWVNRGAKGIALLDETMQKTRFRYVFDIQDTHKVKGGRTPYLWQLQEKQQDALLNHLEEVYGLEAKDAGNLSDALMATAKYMVEENLDEYLDGLTYVTEGTYLEELEEDTIRSEFRSLLTDSIYYTLASRCGLDPLERQEEMDFVHITDYNSLSVLTFIGNATSMASESVLVDIGRFVHRISLEEMKKGIENSEERNYNKFNTLIRESEENNNRIIENEYPQENEGGNEHGTDISSQRGLSVSESDNPGDRSTDWEIRNAAKDISERTQEQPVSESVADREIEQPSGRNRENSTEEIGSTDGETFGEESGTVERGEPDGVDSPYEQSDGNSGREHLVGIGIQLIEDTSEDQLSKAEEEIASALSLPELPSVNEQKREIENRIAARYAGEIAIPSEVVDEVLRTGGNRSKSQLRIIYNFMSEQTPEEYTEFVKREYGTGGKGFEINGMEYSVWFDETGLQIAVGHTVTDQILDKAFLSWEDVSGRIHQLLKQGEYAPQSVLDVARENAVKEHAQSLAYMKADMAEGVAELVFDEEDLPYLRSIYPEITDYLEEKLTDPQWLTDLNERLEGLAMAYEEDKSIMRFRTYNPVRISGQFQKFAAEVIPYSARDEFAWQEHKVFITQDEIDAFLAGGGPYSDGRLYTYSFYLLNEDDKARTDFIKEKYGIGGQSHALCGADNSHADYDGKRLKLERGDYGNPDTSVLLPWAKVAKRIGYLIDNQQFLRSADYSRMPEYERERIAGKVISFYARLPEEIERPFKQDFFNEEARKELPVMLNDSEQSQKLLQAMDDALAMLPLDFESVNETYEKKLQLLTEVHQYVEGSYTIFPAQEVPDQADGLNGYQMSLFDIVSASEPEEDIEDAEPEQIISEPEAEPEIKTEEETGPEDIKEQIVEQEPHNFHITDDDLGSGGPKAKFKANMEAIRLLKELEQDQRLATPEEQEVLSRYVGWGGIPQAFEERNSAWEEEYTQLKGILTPEEYSAARASTLNAFYTSPTVIKAMYEALGNMGLKQGNILEPSCGVGNFMGLLPESMSAANMYGVELDPVSGQIAKQLYQKNRIAVQGFEETSYPDSFFDCVIGNVPFGAYQVSDRKYDRYHFMIHDYFIAKSLDLVRPGGVVAVVTSSGTMDKQNPEVRQYFANRADLLGAIRLPNNAFQRNANASVVADILFFQKRNRAAITEPDWVQLKTTPEGYMVNSYFADHPEMVLGEFTTESTQYGKQEVTVKAKEGADLAEQLKKAVKHIQGTITEQEISDTELEEQVVSIPADPNIKNFSFALVGEDIYYRENSVMNKMELPVMTGERVRGMVAIRDATNRLLERQLEECSDEEVASLQAELNQVYDSFTAKYGLLSSNANKRAFSMDSSYCLLTSLEFLDEKGELKRKADIFTKRTIRRAEPVTSVDTASEALAVSIGEKAKVDIPYMMELTGKTEEEVTEELTGVIFKNPLTDKWEPSDEYLSGNVREKLNIARQFAENHPEYMVNVQALERVQPKDLDASEIEARLGATWISPDYITEFMAETFHTPRQHINYERIKVQYAEVTGQWNVKGKNVDSSNNPLSTATYGTQRANAYRLLEDALNLRDTKIYDTIHDADGEHRVLNRKETTLAQQKQELIREEFKEWIFKDMSRRETLCKIYNERFNSIRPREYDGSHIQFVGMNPEIKLMDHQKNAVAHILYGNNTLLAHCVGAGKTFQMIAAGMESKRLGLAQKSLYVVPNHLLEQWGSDFLRLYPGANILVATKKDFEPANRKRFCSRIATGDYDAVIIGHSQFEKIPLSRERQIALLEDQIADITYSIEAAKEEAGQQYTIKQMEKTKKTLKAKLEKLNDQTRKDDVVTFEQLGVDRLFVDESHFYKNLFLYTKMRNVAGISQTDAQKSSDMFMKCRYMDEITGGKGITFATGTPVSNSMTELYTIMRYLQYDTLMNMGMGHFDSWAATFGETVTAIELSPEGTGYRAKTRFARFFNLPELISIFKEAADIQTADMLNLPVPEAEYINEVLKPSEEQKEMVEAFSERAEQVRGGMVDPRVDNMLKITNDGRKCALDQRLLNDMLPDAGESKVNACVENAFQVWEDGKDTQATQLIFCDLSTPKTDGTFNVYDDVRNKLVERGIPKEQIAFIHEYNTEVKKAELFAKVRAGQVRILMGSTPKLGAGTNVQDRLLALHHLDCPWKPSDLEQQEGRILRQGNQNDKVKIFRYVTENTFDSYMWQILENKQKFISQIMTSKSPVRACEDVDDTALSYAEIKALATGNEYIKEKMDLDVQVSKLKLLKANHTSQIYRLESDIAKRYPVQITALKEKIAGMRVDADVVKGIDLQDNDHFAMTVGGKLYTDKKEAGVALISAASSLKSVKSAGQIGEYHGFALSSEYNFLSNTYTMTIKGKCSYKIEFGKDTLGNIQRIHNALSAIEKKLADTEQNLETVQQQLKTAQEEVQKPFPKEAELSEKMERLAELNAMLNMDEKGGENLLADEGIGENPEVNVPEERQDRIADSVHKTSILERLKEQKQQEQTSETQQKPKKKHEQEL; translated from the coding sequence AAGCAACTGCCTGTGCTTCTTTGGAATTATGGAATGAAAAAATGCTGCGGTGGGTAAATCGAGGAGCAAAGGGAATTGCTCTTTTAGATGAAACTATGCAGAAAACAAGATTCCGGTATGTATTTGATATTCAGGATACTCATAAGGTAAAAGGTGGAAGAACACCGTATTTGTGGCAGTTACAGGAGAAACAACAAGATGCCTTATTAAACCATTTAGAAGAAGTTTACGGACTGGAAGCTAAGGATGCAGGCAATCTTTCTGATGCACTGATGGCAACAGCAAAATACATGGTGGAAGAAAACCTGGATGAATATCTGGATGGCTTGACGTATGTGACAGAAGGAACGTACCTGGAGGAGCTGGAAGAAGATACCATCCGCAGCGAATTTCGCAGTCTGTTGACAGACAGCATTTATTATACGCTGGCTTCCAGATGTGGGCTTGATCCGTTGGAACGGCAGGAAGAAATGGACTTTGTACATATCACAGATTATAACAGCTTATCAGTGCTGACATTTATTGGAAATGCAACGAGCATGGCCAGTGAGTCTGTGTTAGTGGATATTGGAAGATTTGTACACCGTATTTCATTAGAAGAAATGAAAAAGGGTATTGAAAATTCGGAAGAAAGGAATTATAATAAATTTAACACGTTAATTCGCGAAAGCGAAGAGAATAACAACAGAATCATAGAAAACGAATATCCACAGGAAAATGAAGGAGGAAATGAGCATGGAACTGACATATCATCGCAAAGGGGATTATCTGTTTCCGAATCTGACAATCCAGGAGACAGAAGCACAGATTGGGAAATACGGAATGCTGCGAAGGACATTTCTGAAAGAACACAAGAACAGCCTGTATCAGAGTCTGTTGCTGACAGGGAAATTGAACAGCCATCTGGAAGAAATCGAGAAAACAGCACAGAAGAGATTGGAAGTACAGATGGAGAAACTTTTGGAGAAGAATCCGGCACCGTCGAAAGAGGAGAACCCGATGGCGTGGACAGCCCATATGAACAGTCTGACGGCAACAGCGGAAGAGAGCATCTTGTCGGAATTGGTATACAGCTAATTGAAGATACAAGTGAAGATCAGTTAAGTAAAGCAGAGGAAGAAATTGCCTCTGCTTTATCTTTGCCCGAACTTCCATCTGTAAATGAACAGAAAAGGGAAATCGAAAACAGAATAGCTGCCCGCTATGCCGGGGAGATTGCCATTCCAAGTGAAGTGGTTGATGAGGTTTTAAGAACCGGGGGAAACCGAAGTAAAAGCCAGCTTCGTATTATCTATAATTTTATGAGTGAACAGACACCGGAAGAATATACGGAGTTTGTAAAGCGGGAGTATGGAACTGGTGGAAAAGGTTTTGAAATCAATGGCATGGAATATTCTGTCTGGTTTGACGAAACGGGATTGCAGATTGCAGTAGGGCATACCGTTACCGATCAGATTCTGGATAAAGCGTTTTTATCCTGGGAAGATGTGAGTGGACGTATCCATCAGCTTTTGAAACAGGGCGAATATGCACCGCAGTCGGTACTGGATGTTGCAAGGGAAAATGCAGTAAAGGAACATGCACAGTCACTTGCCTATATGAAAGCAGACATGGCAGAGGGTGTGGCAGAACTTGTTTTTGATGAAGAAGATTTACCATATCTTCGCAGTATTTATCCGGAAATAACAGATTATCTGGAAGAGAAACTGACAGATCCGCAGTGGTTGACAGATCTGAATGAGCGTCTGGAAGGACTGGCAATGGCTTATGAGGAAGATAAAAGTATTATGCGGTTCCGCACCTATAATCCGGTCAGAATATCCGGTCAGTTTCAGAAATTTGCTGCAGAAGTAATTCCATACAGTGCAAGAGATGAATTCGCATGGCAGGAACATAAGGTGTTTATTACCCAAGATGAAATAGATGCTTTTCTTGCCGGTGGAGGTCCGTATTCGGATGGAAGGCTTTATACCTATTCTTTTTATCTTCTGAATGAAGATGATAAGGCAAGGACAGATTTTATCAAGGAAAAATATGGGATAGGCGGTCAGAGCCATGCTTTATGTGGGGCAGATAATTCACATGCAGATTATGACGGGAAAAGGTTGAAGCTGGAGAGAGGGGACTATGGGAATCCAGATACTTCGGTGTTGCTGCCCTGGGCAAAAGTGGCAAAAAGAATCGGCTACCTGATTGATAACCAGCAGTTCTTACGTTCCGCAGATTATTCCCGTATGCCGGAATATGAGAGGGAACGGATTGCAGGAAAAGTGATCAGCTTTTATGCAAGACTGCCAGAAGAAATCGAGCGTCCGTTTAAGCAGGATTTCTTTAATGAAGAAGCAAGAAAAGAACTTCCTGTTATGCTGAATGATTCGGAGCAGTCGCAGAAATTATTACAGGCGATGGATGATGCTCTGGCGATGCTGCCATTGGATTTTGAATCAGTAAATGAAACTTATGAGAAGAAATTACAGCTTTTGACGGAAGTACATCAGTATGTAGAGGGTAGCTATACGATTTTTCCGGCACAGGAAGTACCAGATCAGGCAGATGGCTTAAATGGATATCAGATGTCTTTATTTGATATTGTGAGTGCTTCCGAACCAGAAGAAGATATAGAAGATGCGGAACCGGAGCAAATTATCAGTGAACCAGAAGCAGAACCGGAAATAAAAACAGAGGAAGAAACAGGACCGGAAGATATAAAAGAACAGATTGTAGAGCAGGAACCTCATAATTTTCATATTACGGACGATGACCTTGGCTCTGGCGGTCCAAAAGCAAAGTTTAAAGCAAATATGGAAGCTATCCGGCTGCTGAAAGAACTGGAACAGGATCAGAGATTAGCAACACCGGAAGAACAGGAAGTGTTGTCAAGATATGTTGGATGGGGCGGCATTCCCCAGGCTTTCGAGGAAAGAAACAGTGCATGGGAAGAGGAATATACGCAGTTAAAAGGAATCCTCACACCAGAAGAATACAGTGCAGCAAGGGCATCAACGCTGAACGCCTTTTATACTTCTCCGACAGTTATTAAAGCAATGTATGAAGCTCTTGGAAATATGGGACTGAAACAGGGAAATATCCTGGAACCGTCCTGTGGAGTAGGAAACTTTATGGGACTTTTACCGGAAAGCATGAGTGCTGCAAATATGTATGGTGTGGAGCTTGATCCGGTTTCCGGGCAGATTGCAAAACAACTTTACCAGAAAAACAGGATTGCAGTACAGGGATTTGAGGAAACCAGTTACCCAGACAGCTTTTTTGACTGTGTAATCGGAAATGTACCGTTTGGGGCATATCAGGTCAGTGACCGCAAGTATGACAGATACCATTTTATGATCCATGATTATTTTATTGCAAAATCCTTAGACCTGGTACGTCCGGGCGGAGTGGTGGCAGTTGTCACATCAAGCGGTACGATGGATAAACAGAATCCGGAAGTCCGACAGTATTTTGCAAACCGGGCAGACCTGCTGGGGGCAATCCGTTTACCGAACAATGCTTTCCAGAGAAACGCCAATGCCAGTGTGGTTGCGGATATTCTGTTTTTTCAAAAAAGGAACAGGGCTGCAATCACAGAGCCAGACTGGGTACAGTTAAAAACTACACCGGAAGGCTATATGGTCAATTCCTATTTTGCCGACCACCCGGAAATGGTACTTGGGGAGTTCACAACAGAAAGTACCCAGTACGGAAAACAGGAAGTGACGGTAAAGGCAAAAGAGGGAGCAGATCTGGCAGAGCAGTTAAAAAAAGCAGTAAAGCATATCCAGGGAACTATTACAGAGCAGGAGATTTCGGATACGGAACTGGAAGAACAGGTGGTATCCATACCAGCAGATCCGAACATTAAGAATTTTAGCTTTGCACTTGTCGGAGAGGATATTTATTACAGGGAAAATTCTGTTATGAATAAGATGGAACTTCCCGTTATGACAGGCGAGCGTGTCAGAGGCATGGTTGCCATCCGGGATGCAACAAACAGGCTTCTGGAACGGCAGTTGGAAGAATGCAGTGATGAAGAGGTTGCCAGCTTACAGGCTGAATTGAATCAGGTTTATGACAGCTTTACTGCAAAGTATGGGCTTCTTAGCAGCAATGCGAATAAAAGAGCGTTCAGCATGGACAGCAGCTATTGCCTTTTGACTTCCCTTGAATTTCTGGACGAAAAGGGAGAGTTGAAGCGGAAAGCAGACATATTCACGAAGAGGACGATCCGCAGGGCAGAGCCGGTAACATCGGTAGATACGGCAAGTGAGGCACTGGCGGTATCTATCGGGGAAAAAGCAAAAGTAGATATTCCTTATATGATGGAGCTTACCGGGAAAACAGAGGAAGAGGTCACAGAGGAGCTTACGGGGGTTATTTTCAAGAATCCGCTTACGGATAAATGGGAGCCATCCGACGAGTATCTTTCCGGGAATGTCAGGGAGAAGCTGAACATTGCAAGGCAGTTTGCAGAAAACCATCCGGAATATATGGTCAATGTGCAGGCGCTGGAACGGGTACAGCCGAAAGACCTGGATGCTTCCGAGATTGAAGCAAGGCTTGGTGCAACATGGATTTCCCCGGACTATATTACAGAGTTCATGGCAGAAACATTCCATACACCACGACAGCATATCAATTATGAGCGTATCAAAGTACAGTATGCGGAAGTGACCGGGCAGTGGAACGTAAAAGGAAAGAACGTGGACAGCAGCAATAACCCGCTTTCCACCGCAACTTACGGAACACAGAGGGCAAATGCTTACAGGCTGTTGGAAGATGCACTGAATCTGCGTGATACAAAAATCTATGACACAATACATGATGCGGATGGGGAACACCGGGTACTGAACCGGAAAGAAACTACCCTGGCACAGCAGAAGCAGGAACTGATCCGGGAGGAATTTAAAGAGTGGATCTTTAAGGATATGAGCCGACGGGAAACACTCTGCAAGATTTATAATGAACGGTTTAACAGCATCCGACCAAGGGAATATGATGGCAGTCACATCCAGTTTGTCGGAATGAATCCGGAAATTAAGCTGATGGATCATCAGAAAAATGCGGTGGCACATATCCTTTATGGAAATAATACCCTGCTTGCACACTGCGTAGGTGCAGGCAAGACGTTCCAGATGATTGCAGCCGGCATGGAGAGCAAGCGTCTGGGACTGGCACAAAAGAGCCTTTATGTGGTTCCAAACCATTTGCTGGAACAGTGGGGAAGCGATTTCTTACGCTTATATCCGGGAGCGAATATTCTGGTGGCAACAAAGAAAGATTTTGAACCGGCAAACAGAAAAAGGTTCTGTTCCAGAATTGCAACCGGGGATTATGATGCGGTCATTATTGGACACAGCCAGTTCGAGAAAATTCCTCTTTCCAGGGAAAGGCAGATTGCATTATTGGAAGACCAGATTGCAGACATTACCTATTCTATCGAAGCGGCAAAAGAGGAAGCAGGACAGCAGTATACCATCAAACAGATGGAAAAAACAAAGAAAACCCTGAAAGCAAAACTGGAAAAACTGAATGACCAGACACGAAAGGATGATGTTGTGACTTTTGAGCAATTAGGCGTGGACAGGCTGTTTGTGGACGAGTCACATTTTTACAAGAACCTTTTTTTATACACAAAAATGCGGAATGTGGCAGGCATTTCACAGACCGATGCACAGAAAAGTTCGGATATGTTTATGAAATGCAGGTATATGGATGAGATTACCGGAGGAAAAGGAATCACGTTTGCAACGGGAACACCTGTATCAAACAGTATGACTGAATTATACACCATTATGAGATACCTCCAGTATGATACTTTAATGAATATGGGAATGGGACATTTTGATTCGTGGGCAGCAACTTTTGGAGAAACAGTTACGGCAATCGAATTGTCACCGGAAGGGACGGGTTATCGTGCAAAAACACGATTTGCCCGTTTTTTTAATCTTCCAGAGCTGATCTCAATATTTAAGGAAGCTGCGGATATTCAGACCGCAGATATGCTGAATCTTCCAGTACCAGAAGCAGAATATATCAATGAAGTGTTAAAGCCGAGTGAGGAACAGAAAGAAATGGTGGAAGCCTTTTCAGAACGTGCCGAACAGGTCAGGGGCGGTATGGTAGATCCAAGGGTAGATAACATGCTCAAGATTACCAACGACGGAAGAAAATGTGCATTAGACCAGAGGTTGTTAAATGATATGCTGCCGGATGCAGGGGAAAGCAAGGTAAATGCCTGTGTGGAGAATGCTTTCCAGGTATGGGAGGACGGAAAAGATACACAGGCTACCCAGTTGATCTTTTGTGATCTTAGTACACCGAAAACTGACGGAACGTTCAATGTTTATGATGATGTGAGAAACAAGCTGGTGGAACGGGGAATCCCGAAAGAGCAGATCGCATTTATTCATGAGTACAATACGGAGGTAAAAAAAGCGGAGCTGTTTGCAAAGGTGCGGGCCGGGCAGGTAAGAATCCTGATGGGTTCCACTCCGAAACTCGGTGCTGGTACCAACGTTCAGGACAGACTACTTGCACTGCATCATCTGGACTGCCCCTGGAAACCGTCTGACCTGGAACAGCAGGAGGGACGTATTCTCAGACAGGGAAACCAGAATGATAAAGTAAAAATCTTCCGGTATGTAACGGAAAATACGTTTGATTCGTACATGTGGCAGATTCTGGAAAACAAGCAGAAGTTTATTTCGCAGATTATGACCAGTAAATCCCCGGTTCGTGCCTGTGAGGATGTAGATGATACAGCCCTGTCCTATGCAGAGATTAAAGCACTGGCAACAGGAAACGAATACATCAAGGAAAAAATGGATCTGGATGTGCAGGTAAGTAAACTGAAACTTCTGAAAGCAAACCACACCAGTCAGATCTATCGCCTGGAATCGGATATTGCAAAGCGGTATCCGGTACAGATTACAGCATTAAAAGAGAAGATTGCCGGTATGCGTGTAGATGCAGATGTGGTAAAAGGAATAGATTTACAGGATAATGACCACTTTGCAATGACAGTCGGTGGAAAGCTGTATACAGATAAAAAAGAAGCGGGAGTTGCACTCATTTCAGCAGCATCCAGTTTGAAGTCCGTAAAATCAGCCGGGCAGATCGGGGAATATCATGGTTTTGCACTTTCTTCAGAATACAATTTCCTGTCAAATACCTATACCATGACGATCAAGGGAAAATGTTCTTATAAGATTGAGTTCGGAAAGGATACCTTGGGCAATATCCAGAGGATTCACAATGCACTTTCTGCAATCGAGAAAAAGCTGGCAGATACTGAGCAGAATCTGGAAACGGTACAACAGCAGTTAAAGACCGCACAGGAAGAGGTGCAGAAGCCATTTCCGAAAGAAGCGGAACTGAGTGAAAAAATGGAACGTCTGGCAGAATTAAATGCCATGCTCAACATGGATGAGAAAGGGGGAGAAAATCTTCTGGCAGATGAAGGCATTGGGGAAAACCCGGAAGTAAATGTACCAGAGGAACGTCAGGACAGAATCGCTGACAGTGTTCATAAAACGTCTATTCTGGAAAGACTGAAAGAACAGAAACAGCAGGAGCAGACAAGCGAAACACAGCAGAAACCAAAAAAGAAACACGAACAGGAGTTATAA
- a CDS encoding tyrosine-type recombinase/integrase gives MQINYLDAISSVLNMMKQPDSACKNIDMHRTCYTTLFKYLMDKGIPFSMDAALDWLEIKKREISYETCSQYRNALFRLEHYLLFGDIKSSFCRSEDSFFCRSGISESFFRLTYELEEYYATTQNPCYYHTYSVAIKEFFRLATSLGVTEPEAITIDTLIEYWNTYCKSCKSLARRQNAVCAMTALMKYLHRRGDVPECYQRVLFGENVEILLEMRLSKIGTAFHPSIPLALKADEYLDALDDWKYMESSKAVYRNDFTWYFMFLELNHLEHSAETVTSWIDILPDCPNQIKASSSGSARRSHTIRMFEKYLQGIMESNIIAEPMRASDHLPSWSKSILDGFIESRRRDGMTDKTLTMCRAAGCSFFKYLEDNGIDNPVSITPDVVKAFHNHDVHSTPESKNAYGTKLRQLLRYMADQDLISPTLSFAVSASCAPHRSIVDVLSDAMVENIYEYREKASTPMELRDTAMVMLGLRMGIRGADILKLQVNDFDWKNKTVSFIQQKTSKAITLPVPTDVGNSVYKYIMNGRPESAVTGNGYIFISHQAPYIPLKVTTACRGALKRILAEYGFELSTGQGFHMTRKTFATRMLRADNKLDDISNALGHARQETAEVYLERDEDKMRLCPLEFGGVLS, from the coding sequence ATGCAAATAAACTATTTAGATGCTATTTCATCAGTTCTCAATATGATGAAACAGCCAGACAGTGCATGTAAAAATATAGACATGCACAGAACCTGTTATACTACACTCTTCAAGTACCTGATGGATAAGGGCATTCCTTTTTCAATGGATGCCGCACTGGACTGGCTTGAGATTAAAAAACGGGAAATTTCCTATGAGACGTGTTCTCAATATAGAAATGCCCTGTTCCGCCTCGAGCATTACCTGCTCTTTGGAGATATCAAAAGTTCTTTCTGCCGCTCAGAAGACAGTTTTTTCTGCCGGAGCGGAATATCGGAATCCTTTTTTCGCCTGACATATGAGCTGGAAGAATACTATGCGACCACACAGAATCCCTGCTATTACCATACGTATTCTGTTGCCATCAAGGAGTTCTTCAGGCTTGCTACTTCCCTGGGAGTTACAGAGCCGGAAGCAATAACCATAGATACTCTTATCGAATACTGGAATACTTACTGCAAATCCTGTAAATCTCTTGCCAGACGTCAGAACGCCGTATGTGCCATGACAGCACTTATGAAATATCTTCACCGCAGAGGTGATGTGCCAGAGTGTTACCAGCGGGTTCTTTTTGGTGAGAACGTTGAAATACTGCTTGAGATGAGACTTTCTAAAATAGGTACCGCATTTCATCCGAGTATACCTCTCGCTCTTAAAGCTGATGAATATCTTGACGCTTTGGACGATTGGAAATACATGGAATCATCAAAAGCTGTTTATCGCAATGATTTCACATGGTATTTCATGTTCCTGGAACTTAACCATCTGGAACACTCGGCAGAAACTGTGACATCATGGATAGATATACTCCCGGATTGCCCGAATCAGATCAAAGCCAGCAGTTCCGGATCAGCTCGTCGTTCACACACTATCAGAATGTTTGAAAAGTATCTCCAGGGCATAATGGAATCCAATATAATCGCTGAGCCGATGCGTGCATCTGATCATCTTCCATCATGGAGCAAAAGCATCCTTGATGGTTTCATAGAAAGCCGCAGGCGGGATGGAATGACCGATAAGACACTTACCATGTGTAGGGCAGCCGGATGCAGTTTCTTCAAATATCTTGAAGATAATGGAATAGATAATCCAGTCTCCATAACACCCGATGTGGTTAAAGCATTTCATAACCATGATGTCCACTCGACCCCGGAAAGTAAAAATGCATATGGAACCAAGCTTCGTCAGCTTCTACGGTACATGGCTGACCAGGATCTGATTTCACCAACACTTTCTTTTGCAGTATCTGCAAGCTGTGCGCCTCATCGCAGCATAGTTGATGTTCTGAGCGATGCTATGGTCGAGAATATATATGAATATCGTGAGAAAGCTTCTACTCCCATGGAGCTCAGGGACACAGCCATGGTCATGCTTGGACTTCGAATGGGTATCAGGGGAGCAGACATCCTAAAGCTTCAGGTAAATGATTTTGACTGGAAAAACAAAACTGTTTCCTTCATTCAGCAGAAAACAAGCAAAGCAATAACGCTTCCAGTCCCAACGGATGTAGGTAATTCAGTATATAAATACATCATGAATGGACGTCCGGAATCGGCTGTCACAGGCAACGGTTATATATTTATCAGCCATCAGGCACCATATATTCCGCTTAAAGTTACAACGGCGTGCCGTGGAGCTTTAAAAAGAATACTTGCTGAATATGGATTTGAATTATCTACTGGTCAGGGCTTTCATATGACACGAAAAACATTTGCCACAAGAATGCTTCGGGCAGACAACAAACTTGACGATATTTCCAATGCTCTCGGACATGCACGTCAGGAAACAGCAGAGGTATATCTTGAACGTGACGAAGATAAAATGAGGCTCTGCCCTCTGGAATTTGGAGGTGTTTTATCATGA
- a CDS encoding tyrosine-type recombinase/integrase — MTYIFESGLAHHIEGLIQQKRADGYAYNSEEKLLKRFDTFCVQNYPELTTVTYEMAAKWSEARPGEGDAYHNRRMSMVKVLSEYILSLGQEAYIPNFFCKAYRPVLYIPSKEEVKELLQKMDIRTSHNSEQFRLDRECKILFLLYFCCGLRLSEGRLLKWEHIDLDKGILTVLGSKGNKDRLVYLPQDSLPVLKNYKERQEMLFPGIDWAFPGKDPHKPVSCSGVESSFNRHWAMLPVARTVDKHPTPHCLRHAFVVERFNEWMHQGIDTNTMLPYLSRYLGHKSPDETYYYYHLVEKAFDTIREKDSVSGKVIPEVIPYEE; from the coding sequence ATGACATACATTTTTGAGAGCGGTCTGGCACATCATATCGAAGGACTTATACAGCAAAAACGAGCTGATGGATATGCCTATAATTCCGAAGAAAAGCTATTAAAACGCTTTGATACCTTTTGCGTACAGAATTATCCGGAACTGACAACAGTCACCTATGAAATGGCAGCCAAATGGTCAGAAGCCAGACCGGGCGAAGGAGATGCCTATCATAATCGCCGTATGTCGATGGTGAAGGTGCTGAGTGAATATATCCTTTCCCTTGGTCAGGAAGCATACATTCCTAATTTTTTCTGCAAGGCTTACCGTCCGGTTCTTTACATTCCATCAAAAGAGGAAGTTAAGGAACTGCTACAGAAAATGGATATCCGCACGTCTCATAATTCAGAGCAATTTAGACTCGATAGAGAATGCAAGATTCTTTTTCTCCTATATTTTTGCTGCGGTCTGCGTCTGTCAGAAGGGCGATTGCTAAAATGGGAGCACATAGACCTGGATAAAGGAATCCTTACTGTCCTTGGCTCAAAGGGTAACAAAGATCGCCTTGTATATCTTCCGCAGGATAGCCTTCCGGTACTTAAAAACTATAAAGAACGTCAGGAAATGCTTTTCCCCGGAATTGACTGGGCTTTTCCGGGAAAAGATCCACATAAGCCTGTTTCGTGCTCTGGAGTAGAATCGAGTTTTAACCGCCATTGGGCCATGCTTCCGGTTGCCAGGACAGTTGATAAACATCCGACACCCCACTGTTTACGCCATGCTTTTGTAGTAGAGAGATTTAATGAGTGGATGCATCAGGGAATTGATACAAACACTATGCTCCCATATTTAAGCAGATACCTTGGACACAAAAGTCCTGATGAAACGTATTATTACTATCATCTTGTAGAAAAGGCATTTGATACTATCCGAGAGAAAGATTCAGTGTCTGGAAAGGTCATTCCGGAGGTGATTCCCTATGAAGAATAA